From a region of the Janthinobacterium sp. 61 genome:
- a CDS encoding ABC transporter permease, whose product MFADPKKRLGLLLVLPALIFIVVCFLLPVLALLVDAFRVGDGMQWGVDRFIEFFSQEFNRTIFWRTLRIAALVTLASILLGYPAAQAVARVSPKWRGLVVGMMILPLMVSPIARTYAWIVLLGRNGALNAALVNMGFTDEPLRLLFSEFAVFVGLLQLLLPLMLMSLAGALENLPRDVEPAAATLGANPWQVFCKVTLPLTQEGLVVGGTLVFTGCVTAYVTPALLGGTKVLMLETLLYQKVSVESDFGAANVIAVILVCMTLLVNAGLKRISSSRSSV is encoded by the coding sequence ATGTTTGCTGATCCAAAAAAGCGCCTGGGACTGCTGCTGGTCCTGCCGGCGCTGATCTTTATCGTCGTCTGCTTCCTGCTGCCCGTGCTGGCCTTGCTGGTCGACGCCTTCCGCGTCGGCGACGGCATGCAGTGGGGCGTTGACCGCTTCATTGAATTCTTCTCGCAGGAATTCAACCGCACCATCTTCTGGCGCACCCTGCGCATCGCCGCGCTGGTGACCCTGGCGTCCATCCTCCTGGGCTACCCGGCTGCGCAAGCCGTGGCGCGTGTATCGCCAAAGTGGCGCGGCCTGGTGGTCGGCATGATGATCCTGCCGCTGATGGTCTCGCCGATTGCGCGTACCTACGCCTGGATCGTCTTGCTTGGGCGTAATGGCGCCCTCAATGCGGCGCTGGTCAACATGGGTTTCACGGACGAGCCGCTGCGCCTGTTGTTCAGTGAATTCGCCGTGTTTGTCGGCCTGCTGCAATTGCTGCTGCCCTTGATGCTGATGTCGTTGGCTGGCGCGCTGGAAAACCTGCCGCGCGACGTGGAACCGGCCGCCGCCACCCTGGGCGCCAATCCATGGCAAGTGTTTTGCAAGGTCACCCTGCCGCTGACGCAAGAGGGCCTGGTGGTCGGCGGCACCCTGGTGTTTACGGGTTGCGTCACGGCCTATGTAACGCCTGCCCTGCTGGGCGGCACCAAGGTGCTGATGCTGGAAACCCTGCTGTACCAGAAGGTCAGCGTGGAGAGCGATTTCGGCGCCGCGAATGTGATCGCAGTCATCCTCGTCTGCATGACCCTGCTGGTCAACGCCGGCCTTAAACGTATTTCCTCGAGCCGGAGCTCCGTATGA
- a CDS encoding adenosine deaminase: MSNSADTLPALSIEQFLRAMPKVELHCHLFGTVRQATFRALAAKTGNVVTPEEIDAFYTRGDKPVGVLRVLRALDAHLIVSPTDLYCLAYEYLEDVHGHGVRYAEFFWNPTGTVRVSGIRYDAAQDAIVAAIRDAQRDFGVIGRLIPSIDREAAPAEAVQMVEWMKAHRAPEVIGIGIDYRENDRPPELFIEAYRAAREAGFKCTAHAGEFGMPWMNVETAIEQLQVDRVDHGYTIVDNPQLAQRCVERGLVFTVVPTNSYYLRTLAPERWALDHPIRAMAKLGLKLHPNTDDPTLHHVTPTGAWMMMREFGFSLDDMRGFMLNGLDAAWIAETTRSDWRAEFTREFDALRARVVDAS; the protein is encoded by the coding sequence ATGAGTAACTCTGCCGACACCCTGCCAGCCCTGAGCATCGAACAGTTTTTACGCGCCATGCCGAAGGTGGAGCTGCATTGCCACCTGTTCGGCACGGTGCGCCAGGCTACTTTCCGCGCGCTGGCCGCCAAAACGGGCAATGTCGTCACCCCCGAGGAAATCGACGCGTTCTATACGCGCGGTGACAAGCCCGTCGGCGTGCTGCGCGTGCTGCGCGCTCTGGACGCACACCTGATCGTCTCGCCGACTGACCTGTACTGCCTCGCCTACGAATACCTGGAAGACGTGCATGGCCACGGCGTGCGCTATGCGGAGTTTTTCTGGAACCCGACCGGCACCGTGCGCGTCTCGGGCATTCGCTATGACGCGGCGCAAGACGCCATTGTAGCGGCCATCCGCGACGCGCAGCGTGATTTTGGCGTGATCGGCCGTTTGATCCCCAGCATCGACCGCGAAGCCGCTCCCGCCGAAGCTGTGCAGATGGTGGAATGGATGAAGGCCCACCGCGCGCCGGAAGTGATCGGCATCGGCATCGACTACCGCGAAAACGACCGTCCGCCCGAACTGTTCATCGAAGCCTACCGCGCCGCGCGCGAGGCGGGTTTCAAATGCACGGCGCATGCGGGCGAATTCGGCATGCCGTGGATGAACGTGGAGACGGCCATCGAGCAATTGCAGGTGGATCGGGTCGACCACGGCTACACGATTGTCGATAATCCTCAACTGGCGCAGCGCTGCGTGGAACGGGGCCTGGTGTTTACCGTGGTGCCCACCAATTCGTATTACCTGCGCACCCTGGCGCCCGAGCGCTGGGCGCTCGACCACCCGATCCGCGCCATGGCCAAACTGGGCCTGAAACTGCATCCGAACACGGACGACCCGACCCTGCACCACGTGACGCCGACGGGCGCCTGGATGATGATGCGCGAGTTCGGCTTCAGCCTGGACGACATGCGCGGCTTCATGCTGAATGGCCTGGATGCGGCCTGGATAGCCGAGACCACGCGGAGCGACTGGCGCGCGGAATTTACGCGCGAGTTCGACGCGCTGCGGGCGCGCGTGGTCGACGCCTCCTAG
- a CDS encoding CoA-acylating methylmalonate-semialdehyde dehydrogenase: MTTQNAIPTVPLLINGEWVESQTTIWRDVVNPATQEVLAKVPFATPDEVNAAIASAQRAFKTWRKTPIGARARIFLKLQQLIRENMADLAATLTMEQGKTLLDAEGDVFRGLEVVEHAANIGTLQMGEYAQNVAGGVDTYSVMQPLGVCAGITPFNFPAMIPLWMFPMAIACGNTFVLKPSEQDPLVTEKLVRLALQAGIPAGVLNVIHGGEDVVNALCDHPDIKAISFVGSSKVGTHVYQRASLNGKRAQCMMGAKNHAVVLPDANKEQTLNQLLGAGFGAAGQRCMAASVAVLVGAAREWLPELSAKAQTLTVGAGKDNPDLGPVISCAAKERVFSLVAKGIEQGAVLTLDGRDVKVDGYPNGNFVGPTILSGVKPGMVVYDQEIFGPVLIVVEVDTLDEAIALVNANPNGNGTALFTQSGAAARYFQEEIDVGQVGINVPIPVPVPLFSFTGSRGSKLGDLGPFGKQVVLFYTQTQTITQRWFTDAASVGKVNTTISLK; encoded by the coding sequence GTGACCACGCAAAACGCAATTCCGACCGTTCCCCTCTTGATCAACGGCGAGTGGGTTGAATCCCAAACCACCATCTGGCGCGATGTCGTCAACCCCGCCACCCAGGAAGTATTGGCCAAAGTACCGTTCGCCACGCCGGACGAAGTCAACGCCGCGATCGCCTCGGCCCAGCGCGCCTTCAAAACCTGGCGCAAGACGCCCATCGGCGCGCGCGCGCGCATTTTCCTGAAATTGCAGCAGCTGATCCGCGAAAACATGGCCGACCTGGCGGCGACCTTGACCATGGAACAGGGCAAGACCCTGCTCGACGCGGAAGGCGATGTCTTCCGTGGCCTGGAAGTGGTCGAGCACGCCGCCAATATCGGCACCCTGCAGATGGGCGAATATGCGCAAAACGTGGCCGGTGGCGTCGATACCTACAGCGTGATGCAGCCGCTGGGCGTGTGCGCCGGTATCACCCCATTCAATTTCCCCGCCATGATCCCCCTGTGGATGTTTCCGATGGCGATTGCCTGCGGCAATACATTCGTGCTGAAACCATCGGAGCAAGATCCGCTGGTGACGGAAAAACTCGTGCGCCTGGCCTTGCAGGCAGGTATCCCGGCCGGCGTGCTGAACGTGATCCACGGCGGCGAAGACGTGGTCAACGCCCTGTGCGACCACCCGGACATCAAGGCGATTTCGTTCGTGGGATCGAGCAAGGTGGGCACGCATGTGTACCAGCGCGCCAGCCTGAACGGCAAGCGCGCGCAATGCATGATGGGCGCCAAGAACCACGCTGTCGTCTTGCCGGACGCAAATAAAGAGCAGACCCTGAACCAGTTGCTGGGCGCAGGTTTCGGCGCGGCCGGCCAGCGCTGCATGGCCGCCTCTGTCGCCGTGCTGGTGGGCGCGGCGCGCGAGTGGCTGCCGGAACTGTCCGCCAAGGCGCAGACCCTGACGGTGGGTGCGGGCAAGGACAATCCCGACCTGGGCCCCGTGATTTCGTGCGCGGCAAAAGAGCGCGTGTTCAGCCTGGTCGCCAAGGGCATCGAACAGGGCGCCGTGCTGACCCTCGATGGCCGCGATGTGAAGGTGGATGGCTATCCGAACGGCAACTTCGTCGGACCGACGATTTTGTCCGGCGTGAAACCAGGCATGGTCGTGTATGACCAGGAAATCTTTGGCCCCGTCCTGATCGTCGTCGAAGTCGATACGCTGGACGAAGCCATCGCCCTGGTGAACGCGAACCCGAACGGCAATGGCACGGCGCTGTTCACGCAGAGCGGCGCGGCCGCACGCTATTTCCAGGAAGAAATCGACGTGGGCCAGGTTGGCATCAACGTGCCCATTCCCGTGCCCGTCCCGCTGTTCAGCTTTACGGGTTCGCGCGGCTCGAAACTGGGCGATCTGGGTCCGTTCGGCAAGCAGGTCGTGCTGTTCTACACGCAGACGCAAACGATTACCCAGCGCTGGTTCACGGATGCGGCGTCGGTGGGCAAGGTCAACACCACCATCAGCCTCAAGTAA
- a CDS encoding ABC transporter ATP-binding protein: MSYLELHKLNLGYAKNTTSVKDLDLHVEQGELISLLGPSGCGKTTTMRAIAGLMPLQSGRIVLDGREIGKLAPNKRNIGMVFQSYALFPHLNVYDNIAFGLRLRKVAPALLKTKVEAVIAAVGLTGFETRLPAQMSGGQQQRVALARAIVVEPALLLLDEPLSNLDAKLRVQMRAELRRIQRELGITMLYVTHDQEEALALSDRIVVMNGGRIEQLAAPEAVFNTPSTRFVANFMGFENLFDYRDGALHHAGASLPYTAPVTTGTTVLGWRPDKVRVCAPDDAAGQYPGTVLARGFLGDTVEYLLQTPLGQVKGICAAGGAAWREGTAVSFVLPSESALCLAA, from the coding sequence ATGAGTTATCTGGAACTGCACAAGCTGAACCTCGGCTACGCCAAGAACACGACGTCCGTGAAAGACCTGGACTTGCACGTCGAGCAGGGCGAGCTGATTTCCCTGCTGGGCCCCAGCGGCTGCGGCAAGACCACCACCATGCGTGCCATCGCCGGCCTGATGCCGCTGCAATCGGGCCGCATCGTGCTCGATGGCCGCGAAATCGGCAAGCTGGCGCCCAATAAACGCAATATCGGCATGGTCTTCCAGTCGTATGCGCTGTTCCCGCACTTGAATGTCTACGACAACATCGCTTTCGGCTTGCGCCTGCGCAAGGTTGCGCCAGCCTTGTTGAAAACGAAAGTGGAGGCGGTGATCGCCGCCGTCGGCCTGACGGGCTTTGAAACGCGTTTGCCGGCGCAGATGTCCGGCGGCCAGCAGCAGCGCGTGGCGCTGGCGCGCGCCATCGTCGTCGAACCGGCCCTGCTGCTGCTGGACGAACCGCTGTCGAACCTGGATGCCAAGCTGCGCGTGCAGATGCGTGCCGAATTGCGCCGCATCCAGCGCGAACTGGGCATCACCATGTTGTACGTGACGCATGACCAGGAAGAAGCGCTGGCCTTGTCCGACCGCATCGTCGTCATGAACGGCGGCCGCATCGAGCAGCTGGCCGCGCCGGAAGCCGTCTTCAATACGCCATCGACGCGTTTTGTGGCCAACTTCATGGGCTTCGAGAACCTGTTCGATTACCGCGACGGCGCGCTGCACCACGCGGGCGCCAGCCTGCCGTACACGGCGCCAGTGACCACCGGCACGACGGTGCTGGGCTGGCGTCCCGACAAGGTGCGCGTGTGCGCGCCGGACGACGCGGCTGGTCAATACCCGGGCACCGTGCTGGCACGGGGCTTCCTGGGCGACACCGTCGAATACCTGCTGCAAACCCCGCTGGGCCAGGTCAAGGGAATTTGCGCGGCCGGTGGCGCCGCCTGGCGCGAAGGCACGGCCGTCTCGTTCGTGCTGCCGTCTGAGAGCGCGCTTTGTTTGGCTGCTTAA
- a CDS encoding acyl-CoA dehydrogenase family protein, with translation MDFELSDEQREFQQAARAFAEGELAPHAAHWDAESIFPVETIAKAGEMGFCGLYTPQRWGGLGLSRQDAAIVFEELAGGCTSTTAYITIHNMATWMLSRWGQEALCDEWVPALAAGQKLASYCLTEPQSGSDAASLRTKAVRDGDFYVLDGTKAFISGAGQTDMLIVMARTGSEGAAGISAFAVPANLPGIVYGKKEEKMGWNSQPTRIISFDQVKVPVANLLGAEGEGFAIAMKGIDGGRINIAVCSVGTAQAALTRAQAYMKERTQFGRELAQFQALQFKLADMLTELVAARQMVRLAAWKLDQESPDATAYCAMAKRFATDVGFNVANDALQLHGGYGYIREYPLERHVRDTRVHQILEGTNEIMRLIVARAILKDGATETLR, from the coding sequence ATGGACTTTGAATTGAGCGACGAGCAGCGCGAGTTCCAGCAGGCGGCGCGCGCGTTTGCCGAAGGCGAACTGGCGCCGCACGCGGCACACTGGGATGCGGAATCGATCTTTCCCGTGGAAACGATTGCCAAGGCGGGCGAGATGGGCTTTTGCGGCCTGTACACGCCGCAGCGCTGGGGCGGCCTGGGTTTGAGCCGCCAGGATGCGGCCATCGTGTTTGAAGAGCTGGCGGGAGGTTGCACCTCGACCACGGCCTACATCACCATCCACAACATGGCCACCTGGATGCTGTCGCGCTGGGGGCAGGAAGCCCTGTGCGACGAGTGGGTGCCTGCCCTTGCCGCCGGCCAGAAGTTGGCCAGCTATTGCCTGACGGAACCGCAGTCGGGTTCCGATGCGGCCTCCCTGCGCACCAAGGCTGTCAGGGATGGCGATTTCTACGTCCTCGACGGCACGAAAGCGTTTATCTCGGGCGCGGGCCAGACGGACATGCTGATCGTCATGGCGCGCACGGGCAGCGAGGGCGCGGCGGGCATTTCCGCCTTTGCCGTACCGGCGAACTTGCCCGGCATCGTGTACGGCAAGAAGGAAGAAAAGATGGGCTGGAACAGCCAGCCCACGCGCATCATCAGTTTCGACCAGGTCAAGGTACCGGTTGCTAACTTGCTGGGGGCGGAAGGCGAAGGCTTTGCCATTGCCATGAAGGGCATCGATGGCGGGCGCATCAATATCGCTGTGTGCTCGGTGGGCACGGCGCAGGCTGCTCTCACGCGCGCGCAGGCGTACATGAAGGAGCGCACGCAGTTCGGCCGCGAGCTGGCGCAATTCCAGGCGCTGCAATTCAAGCTGGCCGATATGCTGACGGAACTGGTGGCGGCGCGCCAGATGGTGCGCCTGGCAGCCTGGAAACTGGACCAGGAAAGCCCGGATGCTACTGCGTATTGCGCCATGGCAAAACGTTTCGCCACGGATGTGGGCTTTAATGTCGCCAACGACGCGCTGCAATTGCATGGCGGCTACGGCTACATCCGCGAGTATCCGCTCGAGCGCCACGTGCGCGACACGCGGGTGCACCAGATCCTGGAAGGGACGAATGAAATCATGCGCCTGATCGTCGCGCGAGCGATTCTGAAAGACGGCGCCACGGAGACCTTACGATGA
- a CDS encoding ABC transporter permease has protein sequence MKESLFSRAVLWLVFLFLLGPFAIVVLAGFSGGETLAFPPESYSLRWILEVWAAPEFRRAFQTSLEIGLIATVIALLLGIPVAYAFSRMPPPGIGAIRQILTSPLIIPAILVGLGLLHHLVLTINAPVYVGLLIGHIALLIPYSVRVVYASLVNLRVDIEDAAITLGASRLRAFFMIVLPNIRNAVIAAFFLAFVTSFNQVPVSLFLTGPGISTLPIEMLGHMENSFDPSIAALSTLLVLFTMAFVMVTEKVLGISKYM, from the coding sequence ATGAAAGAAAGCTTGTTCTCACGCGCCGTCCTGTGGCTGGTGTTTTTGTTCCTGCTGGGACCTTTTGCCATCGTCGTGCTGGCCGGTTTCAGCGGCGGCGAAACCCTGGCGTTCCCGCCCGAGTCGTACTCGCTGCGCTGGATTCTCGAAGTGTGGGCGGCGCCCGAATTCCGTCGCGCCTTTCAGACCAGCCTGGAAATCGGCCTGATCGCTACCGTCATCGCGCTGTTGCTGGGCATTCCTGTCGCGTATGCATTTTCGCGCATGCCGCCGCCCGGCATCGGCGCCATCCGCCAGATCCTGACGTCGCCACTGATCATCCCCGCCATCCTGGTGGGCCTGGGCTTGCTGCACCACCTGGTCCTGACCATCAATGCGCCCGTGTATGTGGGCCTCTTGATCGGCCATATCGCGCTCCTGATTCCGTATTCGGTGCGCGTGGTGTACGCCAGCCTGGTGAACCTGCGCGTGGATATCGAGGATGCGGCCATCACCCTGGGAGCGTCGCGCCTGCGCGCGTTCTTCATGATCGTGCTGCCGAATATCCGCAACGCCGTGATCGCAGCCTTCTTCCTCGCTTTCGTCACCTCGTTCAACCAGGTACCCGTCTCGCTGTTCCTGACGGGGCCGGGCATCAGCACCTTGCCCATCGAGATGCTGGGGCATATGGAAAACAGTTTCGATCCGTCGATCGCTGCCCTGTCGACCTTGCTGGTCTTGTTCACCATGGCCTTCGTGATGGTGACCGAGAAGGTGCTGGGCATTTCTAAATACATGTAA
- a CDS encoding short-chain fatty acyl-CoA regulator family protein — protein sequence MAKVFMGVRLQRLREERRMTQVALAKALGISPSYLNQMERNQRPLTVPILLRIGTVLGVDPQIFSEHDSASLVADVRDVFGELPDAPPTSMAELKMLVENMPELARSILLLQRRYRVMAERADTLAARLDDGSRGASSAAPSTDEEVREYLNRRQNYIDELDRAAELVAGELDPQLRTLDALQSRLLERHGIQVQLSDGDAGMVRKHRFDAQQHILWLPDTLTGGQRAFQMAAQISLLEHSDLIDALVLAAGLSGAAAQTSARLAFSNYFAGALLMPYQRFLQAAETRAYDIERLAHQFGVGFEAVCHRLSTMQRPDAAGLPFFFVRVDRAGNVSKRQSATDFHFSRVGGTCPLWIVYDAFSHPGQVLTQVASMPDGCTYLWIARQVSTASPGFRAPGKTFAVALGCDISQAHRLIYSKGLDLHDPSSATPIGTGCKVCERQACPQRAFPSLLLPPPVSA from the coding sequence ATGGCGAAGGTTTTCATGGGCGTGCGCCTGCAGCGGCTGCGCGAAGAACGGCGCATGACGCAGGTGGCGCTGGCCAAGGCCCTGGGCATCTCGCCCAGCTATCTGAACCAGATGGAACGCAACCAGCGCCCGCTGACGGTGCCGATTCTGTTGCGCATCGGCACGGTACTGGGGGTTGATCCGCAAATCTTTTCCGAACACGACAGCGCCAGCCTGGTAGCAGATGTACGCGACGTGTTCGGCGAATTGCCCGACGCACCGCCCACCTCGATGGCCGAGCTCAAAATGCTGGTGGAAAACATGCCGGAACTGGCCCGTTCCATCCTGCTGCTGCAGCGGCGCTACCGGGTGATGGCGGAGCGGGCCGACACGCTGGCCGCGCGCCTTGATGACGGCAGCCGCGGCGCCAGCTCGGCGGCGCCCTCCACGGACGAGGAAGTGCGCGAGTACCTGAACCGGCGGCAAAACTATATCGATGAACTGGACCGGGCGGCGGAGCTGGTGGCGGGCGAACTTGACCCGCAGCTGCGCACGCTCGACGCGCTGCAAAGCCGGCTACTGGAGCGTCACGGTATCCAGGTGCAACTCTCCGATGGCGATGCGGGCATGGTGCGCAAGCACCGCTTTGATGCACAACAACATATCCTGTGGTTGCCCGACACCTTGACGGGCGGCCAGCGCGCCTTCCAGATGGCGGCGCAGATCAGCCTGCTCGAGCACAGTGACCTGATCGACGCCCTGGTGCTGGCGGCGGGACTTTCCGGCGCGGCTGCGCAAACGAGCGCGCGCCTGGCATTCTCCAATTATTTCGCGGGCGCCCTGTTGATGCCCTACCAGCGCTTCCTGCAGGCGGCGGAAACGCGCGCCTACGATATCGAGCGTCTGGCGCACCAGTTCGGCGTGGGTTTCGAAGCCGTGTGCCACCGTTTGAGCACCATGCAGCGCCCCGATGCGGCGGGATTGCCGTTTTTCTTTGTTCGTGTTGACCGCGCGGGCAATGTCTCGAAGCGCCAGTCGGCCACGGACTTCCATTTTTCAAGGGTGGGCGGTACTTGCCCGCTATGGATCGTGTATGACGCCTTCAGCCATCCGGGCCAGGTGCTGACGCAAGTGGCCAGCATGCCCGACGGCTGCACCTATCTGTGGATCGCGCGCCAGGTGAGTACGGCCTCGCCGGGCTTCCGCGCGCCAGGCAAGACCTTTGCCGTGGCGCTGGGTTGCGACATCTCGCAGGCGCACCGCTTGATTTACTCAAAGGGACTCGATTTGCACGACCCGAGCAGCGCCACGCCCATCGGCACGGGCTGCAAGGTGTGCGAGCGGCAGGCGTGCCCGCAGCGGGCGTTTCCGTCCCTGCTGCTGCCGCCACCCGTTTCGGCCTAG
- a CDS encoding nucleoside hydrolase has protein sequence MTQPLKKIWLDTDPGFDDWLTMLLLSSNPDIEWLGVSVVAGNAPVDITYDNALRIKAHDGLTVPIYRGCEEPLAGVIETAQRILGDSGMPTTGEILPPGAASDAAGHAVDALIAAVRAHPGQITVIAIAPMTNLATALARAPDIAGKIVEIILMGGSTDQGNHTAAAEFNIYADPEAAAQVFQAGIPLRMFGLNLCRQLLVTNAEVQQLRAIGTSRALRLAGYLEAYVRIRSADGSVPMPMYDPVVALYLEAPQLFQFQPAHVAIELTGELTRGMTVCEFRVPRRAPVNTQVAMLADGPVAIERLMRRLAAILV, from the coding sequence ATGACCCAACCCTTGAAAAAGATCTGGCTCGATACCGATCCCGGATTTGACGACTGGCTGACGATGTTGCTGTTGAGCAGCAATCCCGATATCGAGTGGCTGGGCGTGAGCGTGGTGGCGGGCAATGCGCCTGTCGACATCACCTACGACAATGCCTTGCGCATCAAGGCCCATGATGGCTTGACGGTGCCTATTTATCGGGGCTGTGAAGAACCGCTGGCCGGCGTCATCGAGACGGCGCAGCGCATCCTCGGCGACAGCGGCATGCCGACGACAGGCGAGATCCTGCCGCCTGGCGCCGCCAGTGACGCGGCCGGCCACGCCGTCGATGCACTGATCGCCGCCGTGCGGGCCCACCCTGGCCAGATTACGGTCATTGCTATAGCGCCGATGACGAATCTGGCCACGGCGCTGGCCCGCGCGCCCGATATCGCCGGCAAGATCGTCGAAATCATCCTGATGGGCGGCTCGACCGACCAGGGTAACCACACGGCGGCGGCGGAATTCAACATCTACGCCGACCCGGAAGCGGCCGCCCAGGTCTTCCAGGCCGGCATCCCGCTGCGCATGTTCGGCTTGAACCTGTGCCGCCAGCTGCTTGTGACGAACGCAGAAGTGCAGCAGTTGCGCGCCATCGGCACGTCGCGCGCGCTGCGTCTTGCCGGTTACCTGGAAGCGTATGTGCGCATCCGCAGCGCGGACGGTTCCGTACCCATGCCCATGTACGACCCGGTGGTGGCCCTGTACTTGGAAGCGCCGCAGCTGTTCCAGTTTCAGCCGGCCCACGTGGCTATCGAATTGACGGGCGAACTGACGCGCGGCATGACGGTGTGCGAATTCCGCGTGCCACGCCGTGCGCCCGTCAACACGCAGGTGGCGATGCTGGCCGATGGCCCGGTCGCCATCGAGCGCCTGATGCGCCGCCTGGCCGCCATTCTCGTTTGA